GCGCCTGGGCACTGGCGGCAGGCTCGATGGCGGCTGGCGCGGGTGCGACGGGCGGCACCACCGCTGCGGGTTCGGCCACGGCCGGCGCCGCAGGCACCTCAGCGGGGGCGACTTCGAGCGCCGCAGGCACAGGCGCGGCAACCGGCTCCGCAGGGGCAGCGGCCGCCTCTGCCACGGGCGCAGGCGGGGCCTGCTCGGGCGCTGCCGCGCTGTCCTGCGGCTTCTTGCGCAGCCAGCCGAACAGGGATTTCTTCTCGCCGGGTTGTTCGGGCGAGGGCTTGTCGTCTTGGGAACCGAACATGAGTCATCTCAAAGGAGGCCGGCCTGAGGCCCGCCCCGAAATAGCTAGCCATGAGCCTTGCCGGGCTCACTCTGGGTCACCGTGCCTGGCGCAACCTTTCGCTGCAGGCCGACAGCTGTACCGGAACGAAGCGGAGCTGGCACGACACGAATCTGGGCAGGCGACTTTATCACTTTAGGCGCGCCCCGCGCAGCGTTAGCTGAGTCGCCCGGGCGGCGACGCCGAGAATGCCGGCGCAAGGCGGTGGGCGGGATGACTGAGGCGAGAAAACCAGTACAGGAAAAATGCAGTCGTGATTTTTGTACAAGAAAATTGTACAACTCAAGCATCATGGACCACCGTACCGCCCCCGAACACTGCGAGGTTGTAGATATGCTCGTTCGCCTTACCTATGCCAGCCGCGCACTGAATGGCGTCTCTTCACAGCTGATCCGCGAAATTCTCGAAGTTTCGCAACGCAACAACCCCCGTCGCGGCCTGACAGGCATCCTCTGCTGCAATGCGGACACCTTCCTGCAGGTACTCGAGGGACCACGGGCCGCGGTGAACGAGCTGTACAACAGCCTGGCTCACGATCAGCGCCACAAGGACCTCACCGTGCTCGACTACGCCGAGATCAGCGCCCGCCGCTATGCCGGCTGGAGCATGGGCTGGGCCGGCGCCAAGCAGGCCAATCGCGAGCTGTTCCTCAAGTATTCCTGCAGCGACCGCTTCGACCCGTTCAGCATGAGCGCCCTGCAGATCGCCGGCCTGCTGCAGGAGCTGGAGGCCGGCATCAGCGCCATCAACCCGCCCGCCATCGAGTAGCGCCCGCACCGGAGGCTGCGATGCGCATCGCGGCCTCGTGGCCCGGATGGGGTATCCTGACGCCCCATCGCCAACGGGTGGACTCGTCGCCCGGGCTACCAAACAGGACTGATCATCCATGAATGTCACTGTCCGCCGTGTCCTCGGCGCGGCTCTGAATCTGCTTTGCCTGCCCCTGGCGGCCATCGCCGCCGAACCCCAGGCCACCCATGAATTCCAGCTGGACAACGGCCTCAAGGTCATCGTCCGCGAGGACCACCGCGCCCCCGTGGTGGTCTCCCAGCTCTGGTACAAGGTCGGCTCCAGCTACGAGACGCCCGGCCAGACCGGCCTGTCCCATGCCCTCGAGCACATGATGTTCAAGGGCAGCCGCAAGCTCGGTCCCGGCGAGGCCTCGCGCATCCTGCGCGAACTCGGCGCCGAGGAAAACGCCTTCACCAGCGACGACTACACCGCCTACTACCAGGTGCTGTCGCGCGACCGCCTGGCCGTGGCCTTCGAGCTGGAGGCCGACCGCCTGGCCAGCCTGCGCCTGCCGGCCGACGAGTTCGCCCGCGAGATCGAGGTGATCAAGGAGGAGCGCCGCCTGCGCACCGACGACAAGCCGACCTCGCTGGCCTACGAACGCTTCAAGGCCCTGGCCTACCCGGCCAGCGGCTACCACACCCCGACCATCGGCTGGATGGCCGACCTCGAACGCATGACCGTCGAGGAACTGCGCCACTGGTACCAGGCCTGGTACGCGCCGAACAACGCCACCCTGGTGGTGGTCGGCGACGTCACCCGCGACGAGGTGCAGGGCCTGGCCCAGCAGTACTTCGGCGCCATCCCGCGCCGCGACGTGCCGCCGGCCAAGGCGCCGCGCGAGCTGGCCGAGCCCGGCGAGCGACGCCTCACCCTGCACCTCAAGACCCAGCTGCCGAGCCTGCTGATGGGCTTCAACGTGCCCGGCCTGGCCACCGCCAAGGAGGCCCGCCAGGTGCATGCCCTGCGCCTGATCGCCGCGCTGCTCGACGGCGGCTACAGCGCGCGCCTGCCGGCGCGCCTGGAGCGCGGCGAGGAACTGGTGTCCGGCGCCTCGGCCGGCTACGACGCCTTCCAGCGTGGCGACAGCCTGTTCCTGCTCTCCGCCACCCCCAACGTGCAGAAGGGCGTGACCCTGGAGCAGGCCGAGGCCGGCCTGTGGCGCCAGCTGGAGGACCTCAAACAGAACCCGCCCAGCGCCGAGGAGCTGGCGCGGGTGCGCGCCCAGGTGATCGCCGCGCTGGTCTACGAGCGCGACTCGATCACCAGCCAGGCCACCACCATCGGCTCGCTGGAGACCGTCGGCCTGTCCTGGACCCTGATGGACCAGGATCTCGCCGCCCTGGAGGCCGTGACCCCGGCCGATATCCAGCAGGCCGCGCGCACCTACTTCACCCGCTCGCGCCTGGCGGTCGCGCATATCCTGCCCGAGCAAGCCCAACAAGGAGTACAGCCATGAACGAGCGCAACGGCCTGCGTTACGGCCTGCTCGGCCTCGGCCTGGTCCTGCTGATCGGCCTGCTCGCTCTGATCGCCAGCCGCAGCGCCCAGGCGCCGGCGCCCGCCACCGAGCCCGCGGCCCAGCTGCAATCCCTGGCCGCCCTCAACGGCCAGGCGCCGAGCAGGCGCACCCTGGAGATCCAGCAGTGGCAGACCGCCGAGGGCGCCAAGGTGCTGTTCGTCGAGGCGCGCCAGCTGCCGATGTTCGACCTGCGCCTGACCTTCGCCGCCGGCAGCAGCCAGGATGGCGGCGCGCCCGGCCTGGCCACCCTGACCAACGCCATGCTCAACGAGGGCGTGGCCGGCAAGGACGTCAGCGCCATCGCCGAGGGCTTCGAGAACCTGGGCGCCCAGTTCGGCAACGGCGCCTACCGCGACATGGCCATCGCCAGCCTGCGCAGCCTCAGCGCGCCGGCCCAGCGCGAGCCGGCGCTGCAGCTGTTCGCACAGGTGGTCGGCCAGCCGACCTTCCCCGAGGACTCGCTGGCGCGGATCAAGAACCAGCTGCTGGCCGGCTTCGAGTACCAGAAGCAGAACCCCGGCAAGCTGGCCTCGCTGCAGCTGTTCGAGCGGCTCTACGACGACCATCCCTACGCCCACCCCAGCGAAGGCACCGAGCGCTCCATCCCGGCAATCGGCAGCACCCAGCTGCGCGCCTTCCATGCCAGGGCCTACGCCGCCGGCAATGCGGTGATCGCCCTGGTCGGCGACCTCTCGCGCGCCGAGGCCGAAGCCATCGCCGCGCAGGTCTCCGCCGCCCTGCCCAAGGGCCCGGCGCTGCCGCGCATCGCCCAGCCCGAGGAGCCCGCGGCCGGCCCCAGCCATATCGAGTTCCCGTCCAAACAGACCCACCTGCTGCTGGCCCAGCTCGGCATCGACCGCCGCGCACCGGACTATGCCGCGCTGATGCTGGGCAACCAGATCCTCGGCGGCGGCGGCTTCGGCACCCGCCTGATGGAGGAGGTGCGCGAGAAACGCGGACTGACCTACGGCGTGTACTCCGGCTTCAGCGCCATGCAAGCGCGCGGCCCGTTCATGATCAACCTGCAGACCCGCGCCGAGCTGAGCCAGGGCACCCTGCAGCTGGTGCAGGACATCCTGCGCGAGTTCATCGCCCAGGGCCCGAGCCAAAAGGAACTGGACGACGCCAAGCGCGAGATGCTCGGCAGCTTCCCGCTGACCACCGCGAGCAACGCCGACATCGTCGGCCAGCTCGGCGCCATGGGCTTCTACGACCTGCCGCTGACCTACCTGGACGATTTCATGGCCGAGACCCAGGCCCTCGGCGTCGAGCAGGTCAGGGCGGCCATGGCCAGACACCTGGACGTGAACAAGCTGGTGATCGTCACCGCCGGCCCCACGGTCGCGCAGCAGCCGCTGCCGCCGCCCACCGCCAAACCGGCCGAGCGCCCCGCCGGCCCGCCGGAGCACTGATGCGCAAGCCCAGCCCCACCCCCAAGCACGGCGGCAGCGGCCAGCTGCGCATCATCGCCGGGCAATGGCGCTCGCGGCGCTTCGCCTTCCCCGAGGGCCCGGGCCTGCGCCCGACCCCGGACCGGGTGCGCGAGACGGTATTCAACTGGCTGATGCCCTATGTCGAGGGCGCCCGCGTGCTCGACTGCTTCGCCGGCAGCGGCGCCATGCTGCTGGAGTCGCTGTCGCGCGGCGCCGCCAGCGCCCTCGGCCTGGACCTCAACCCGCAGTCGGTGGCGGCCCTGCGCGGCCACCTGAGCAGCCTGGGGTGCACGGCCGGCCAGGTGCAGCAGGTCGACGCCCTGCGCTACCTGGAAAGCCAGGTGGCGACCCCCTTCGACCTGGTGTTCCTCGACCCGCCCTTCCACCAGAACCTGCTGGCCCCGGCCTGCACCCTGCTGGAGGAGCGCGGCTGGCTAGCCCCGCGGGCCTGGATCTACTGCGAGAGCGAGGCCGCGCCCTCGGCCCTGGGCCTGCCGGGCAACTGGCGCCTGCACCGCGAGAAGCAGGCCGGGCAGGTCTACTACTCGCTGTGGCAGCGCGGCTGAGATGGCCCGCCGCCCCTCGCCGCTGCGCGACTTCATCTACGACAACCTGCTCTACCTGCTCTTGGCCCCGCTGGCGCTGGCCCTGCTGCTGGCCGAGCAGGAAATCGGCCTGAGCCTGTCCCGGCGCATCCAGGAACCCTCGGCGGGCCTGACCCTGGGCCTGGCGACGCAGCGGGCGATTGCCCTGCTAGTGCTGATCTACAGCCTGCGTCGTCTTTGGCTCGGCCAGCGCCGCTGAGCGGGCATTCGTCCGGCCAATGGTGCTTCCGCTTTGCCGGCGCAGGCCCTAGCCTGAGACTTTCGGCACGACTGCAACCTCCATGCACGACGACTTCCAACCCGCCTGGTGGCTACCCGGCCCGCACCTGCAGACCCTGTTCGGCGCCCTGTGCCGCACCCCGCCGCGCCTGCAGCGCCAGCGCGAGCGCCTGTGGCTGGACGACGGCGACTTCCTCGACCTCGACTGGCACGGCCCGCACGAAGCCGAGGCGCCGCTGGTCCTGGTGCTGCACGGGCTGACCGGCTCGTCCGCCTCGCACTACGTGCTCGGCCTGCAACAGCAGCTGGCCGCGCGCGGCTGGGCCAGCGTGGCGCTGAACTGGCGTGGCTGCTCCGGCGAGCCCAACCTGCTGCCGCGCGGCTACCACTCCGGGGTCAGCGAGGACGTGGTCAGCGTGGTGCGCCACCTGCAGGCGCAGCGGCCACTGGCGCCGCTGTACGCGGTGGGCTACTCGCTGGGCGGCAACGTGCTGCTCAAGTACCTCGGCGAGTCGGGCGAGGATTCCGGCCTGCAGGCGGCGGTGGCGGTGTCGGTGCCGTTTCGCCTGGACCACTGCGCCGAGCGCATCGACCGCGGCTTCTCCAAGGTCTACCAGGCGCATTTCATGCGCCAGCTGGTCGCCTACGTGCGCGACAAGCAGCAGCGCTTCAGCGCCGAGGGCCACCACGAGCGCCTGGCGGCGCTGCAGCAGCTCGGCCCGCTGCAGGGCATGCGCACTTTCTGGGACTTCGACGGCCGCTTCACCGCGCCGCTGCACGGCTATGCCGACGCCGACGACTACTACCGGCGCGCCTCCAGCCGCTTCTACCTGGAGCGCATCCGCACCCGCACCCTGATCATCCAGTCCAGCGACGACCCCTTCGTCTTCGCCCACAGCGTGCCACCGGCCCACGAGCTGTCGACCAGCACCCGCCTGGAGCTGCACCAGCAGGGCGGGCACGTCG
This DNA window, taken from Pseudomonas alcaligenes, encodes the following:
- a CDS encoding BLUF domain-containing protein, which codes for MLVRLTYASRALNGVSSQLIREILEVSQRNNPRRGLTGILCCNADTFLQVLEGPRAAVNELYNSLAHDQRHKDLTVLDYAEISARRYAGWSMGWAGAKQANRELFLKYSCSDRFDPFSMSALQIAGLLQELEAGISAINPPAIE
- a CDS encoding pitrilysin family protein encodes the protein MNVTVRRVLGAALNLLCLPLAAIAAEPQATHEFQLDNGLKVIVREDHRAPVVVSQLWYKVGSSYETPGQTGLSHALEHMMFKGSRKLGPGEASRILRELGAEENAFTSDDYTAYYQVLSRDRLAVAFELEADRLASLRLPADEFAREIEVIKEERRLRTDDKPTSLAYERFKALAYPASGYHTPTIGWMADLERMTVEELRHWYQAWYAPNNATLVVVGDVTRDEVQGLAQQYFGAIPRRDVPPAKAPRELAEPGERRLTLHLKTQLPSLLMGFNVPGLATAKEARQVHALRLIAALLDGGYSARLPARLERGEELVSGASAGYDAFQRGDSLFLLSATPNVQKGVTLEQAEAGLWRQLEDLKQNPPSAEELARVRAQVIAALVYERDSITSQATTIGSLETVGLSWTLMDQDLAALEAVTPADIQQAARTYFTRSRLAVAHILPEQAQQGVQP
- a CDS encoding M16 family metallopeptidase; its protein translation is MNERNGLRYGLLGLGLVLLIGLLALIASRSAQAPAPATEPAAQLQSLAALNGQAPSRRTLEIQQWQTAEGAKVLFVEARQLPMFDLRLTFAAGSSQDGGAPGLATLTNAMLNEGVAGKDVSAIAEGFENLGAQFGNGAYRDMAIASLRSLSAPAQREPALQLFAQVVGQPTFPEDSLARIKNQLLAGFEYQKQNPGKLASLQLFERLYDDHPYAHPSEGTERSIPAIGSTQLRAFHARAYAAGNAVIALVGDLSRAEAEAIAAQVSAALPKGPALPRIAQPEEPAAGPSHIEFPSKQTHLLLAQLGIDRRAPDYAALMLGNQILGGGGFGTRLMEEVREKRGLTYGVYSGFSAMQARGPFMINLQTRAELSQGTLQLVQDILREFIAQGPSQKELDDAKREMLGSFPLTTASNADIVGQLGAMGFYDLPLTYLDDFMAETQALGVEQVRAAMARHLDVNKLVIVTAGPTVAQQPLPPPTAKPAERPAGPPEH
- the rsmD gene encoding 16S rRNA (guanine(966)-N(2))-methyltransferase RsmD: MRKPSPTPKHGGSGQLRIIAGQWRSRRFAFPEGPGLRPTPDRVRETVFNWLMPYVEGARVLDCFAGSGAMLLESLSRGAASALGLDLNPQSVAALRGHLSSLGCTAGQVQQVDALRYLESQVATPFDLVFLDPPFHQNLLAPACTLLEERGWLAPRAWIYCESEAAPSALGLPGNWRLHREKQAGQVYYSLWQRG
- a CDS encoding hydrolase is translated as MHDDFQPAWWLPGPHLQTLFGALCRTPPRLQRQRERLWLDDGDFLDLDWHGPHEAEAPLVLVLHGLTGSSASHYVLGLQQQLAARGWASVALNWRGCSGEPNLLPRGYHSGVSEDVVSVVRHLQAQRPLAPLYAVGYSLGGNVLLKYLGESGEDSGLQAAVAVSVPFRLDHCAERIDRGFSKVYQAHFMRQLVAYVRDKQQRFSAEGHHERLAALQQLGPLQGMRTFWDFDGRFTAPLHGYADADDYYRRASSRFYLERIRTRTLIIQSSDDPFVFAHSVPPAHELSTSTRLELHQQGGHVGFIGGSLRQPEFYLERRIPAWLADGR